From Saprospiraceae bacterium, one genomic window encodes:
- a CDS encoding glutamate--tRNA ligase has product MPPVRVRFAPSPTGALHIGGIRTALYNYLFAKQNSGTFIIRIEDTDQARYVPGAEEYILKSLEWLGLKDDEGPVSGGAFGPYRQSERKQIYLEYADQLIEKGFAYYAYDTPEELESMRIKWTSPENPMPKYDFNTRDQMKNSLSLSQTEIKKLQDQGIARVVRLKVPKGESVKIVDRVRGEVIFSTQELDDKVLIKSDGMPTYHMANVIDDRLMQISHVIRGEEWLSSTAHHVLLYRFFGWEHEMPQFAHLPLILKPEGNGKLSKRDGAKFGFPVFPMDWKAEDGEIFSGFKEVGFLPEALINFLVLLGWNGGTDEELFSLDQLVKIFSLEKIVKSGARFDFAKAKWFNAHYIQSLEGTRAVEIIKNLFLEKGSFLTDQQASKIFTMYKDRIGFLPEFYSSGKFLIDRPTMPDPEFKSKKWKPEWASAFSSLADDLDRIAVFEKVEIERLLKDFMQNHGLKMGELLPAIRVMLSGIPMGPDVYIMLESLGKQETCERIREGVRKLIMDN; this is encoded by the coding sequence ATGCCCCCGGTTAGAGTAAGATTTGCCCCATCACCAACAGGTGCATTGCATATTGGCGGTATTCGAACCGCATTGTATAATTATCTATTTGCAAAACAAAATTCTGGAACTTTTATCATTCGGATTGAAGATACAGATCAGGCCAGGTATGTACCGGGTGCAGAAGAGTATATCTTAAAGTCATTGGAATGGTTGGGTTTGAAAGATGATGAGGGACCTGTGAGTGGTGGAGCATTTGGACCTTACCGGCAATCCGAAAGAAAGCAAATCTATTTGGAATATGCAGATCAGTTGATCGAAAAGGGATTTGCTTATTATGCATACGATACTCCCGAAGAATTGGAATCTATGCGAATTAAGTGGACAAGCCCTGAAAACCCAATGCCCAAATACGATTTCAATACCAGAGACCAAATGAAAAACAGTCTCAGCTTGTCCCAGACTGAAATTAAAAAACTGCAGGATCAAGGTATTGCCCGGGTGGTCCGCTTGAAAGTGCCTAAAGGGGAGTCGGTAAAAATTGTTGATCGTGTGCGCGGAGAAGTCATTTTCTCTACCCAGGAACTGGATGATAAAGTTCTGATTAAATCAGATGGAATGCCCACCTATCACATGGCCAATGTGATTGATGACCGTCTGATGCAAATCAGCCATGTCATCAGGGGGGAAGAATGGTTAAGTAGTACAGCACACCATGTCCTTCTGTACCGTTTTTTTGGTTGGGAACATGAAATGCCACAATTTGCCCATCTACCGCTTATTCTTAAGCCGGAAGGGAATGGAAAACTCTCTAAAAGAGATGGAGCCAAATTTGGATTTCCGGTTTTCCCCATGGACTGGAAGGCAGAAGATGGAGAAATTTTTTCTGGATTTAAAGAAGTGGGATTTTTACCAGAAGCATTGATTAATTTTTTGGTTTTATTGGGATGGAATGGAGGTACCGACGAAGAATTATTCTCCTTGGATCAATTGGTCAAAATTTTCTCATTGGAAAAAATTGTAAAATCGGGAGCCAGATTTGATTTTGCAAAGGCCAAATGGTTTAATGCACATTATATCCAATCGCTTGAAGGGACAAGGGCAGTAGAGATTATCAAAAATCTTTTTTTGGAGAAGGGATCTTTTTTGACCGATCAGCAAGCTTCTAAGATTTTTACCATGTACAAAGATAGAATTGGATTTCTCCCCGAGTTTTATTCGTCTGGCAAATTTCTGATAGATCGCCCGACCATGCCAGATCCGGAGTTCAAATCAAAGAAGTGGAAGCCTGAATGGGCCTCTGCATTTTCAAGCCTGGCAGATGATCTCGATCGCATAGCTGTATTTGAAAAAGTTGAAATAGAACGCTTGCTAAAAGACTTTATGCAGAATCACGGATTAAAAATGGGTGAACTATTGCCGGCCATCCGAGTGATGCTGTCAGGAATACCCATGGGCCCTGATGTGTACATCATGTTGGAATCTTTGGGAAAGCAGGAGACTTGTGAAAGGATTAGGGAGGGGGTGAGGAAATTGATAATGGATAATTGA
- a CDS encoding MBL fold metallo-hydrolase: MKIKFCGAAREVTGSSHLITLDDGFTILLDCGLFQGNVARTDDQNANWFFNPAEIDLMILSHAHIDHCGRIPKLVKDGFKGDIFCTHATRDLASIMLMDSAHIQEKDTQRYNERLEDKKSKNKNYKGKHREPLYTAKDVAKAMENFVGMGYDRLIEIAPGVHLIFTDAGHILGSATVNLRIKRGGDDLRFAFSGDVGRPNRPILKDPHPMIPSDVIICESTYGDRDHIEKPQEISRFTELIHNTCVENKGKVIIPAFSLGRTQEIVYLLDQIEKAGNLPDIPVYVDSPLAVNATEVFRSHPECFDFELHQYILSDPDPFGFNRLYYIHEVNDSKKLNTSKEPCIIISAAGMVNAGRIKHHVFNNVDNHRNTLLFVGYCSPETPGGILRSGAEFIKMFGEIKPVRASIEIMDSFSAHGDRHELLNFLGNQVNTASQTYLVHGDPDAQEAFKILLENNGFDNVHIPDAAEEINI; the protein is encoded by the coding sequence ATGAAGATAAAATTTTGTGGAGCAGCCAGAGAAGTAACCGGTAGCAGTCACCTGATCACATTGGACGACGGGTTTACCATCTTGTTGGATTGTGGTTTGTTTCAGGGCAATGTGGCCAGGACGGATGATCAAAATGCAAATTGGTTTTTTAATCCTGCTGAAATCGATTTGATGATATTGTCTCATGCTCACATTGATCATTGCGGAAGAATCCCAAAATTGGTAAAGGATGGATTCAAAGGAGATATTTTTTGCACCCATGCGACAAGAGATCTGGCATCCATCATGTTGATGGATTCTGCCCACATTCAGGAAAAGGATACCCAGCGATACAACGAAAGGTTGGAAGATAAAAAATCAAAAAACAAAAATTACAAAGGCAAACATCGGGAACCTCTTTACACGGCAAAAGATGTAGCCAAAGCCATGGAAAATTTTGTCGGAATGGGATATGACCGGCTGATTGAGATTGCGCCTGGTGTTCATCTTATTTTTACAGATGCCGGTCATATATTGGGATCCGCCACAGTCAATTTGCGAATAAAGAGGGGAGGAGATGACCTAAGATTTGCATTTAGCGGAGATGTCGGAAGACCGAACCGACCTATTTTAAAAGATCCTCATCCAATGATTCCATCGGATGTGATTATATGTGAATCTACTTATGGTGACAGAGACCACATCGAAAAGCCTCAGGAAATCAGTCGCTTTACGGAACTCATCCACAATACCTGTGTAGAAAATAAAGGTAAGGTGATCATCCCTGCTTTTAGTCTCGGAAGGACTCAGGAGATTGTTTATTTGCTGGACCAGATTGAAAAAGCCGGCAATCTGCCAGATATTCCGGTGTATGTGGATAGTCCTTTGGCCGTCAACGCCACAGAAGTATTTAGATCGCATCCCGAATGCTTTGATTTTGAGTTGCACCAATACATATTGAGCGATCCTGATCCGTTTGGGTTCAACAGATTATATTATATCCACGAAGTCAATGATTCAAAAAAATTGAATACATCCAAAGAACCCTGTATTATTATTTCGGCAGCAGGGATGGTCAATGCGGGAAGAATCAAACATCATGTTTTTAACAACGTGGACAATCACCGAAACACCTTGTTGTTTGTTGGTTATTGTTCTCCCGAAACTCCGGGAGGAATTTTAAGGAGTGGAGCTGAGTTTATAAAGATGTTTGGTGAAATAAAGCCGGTGAGGGCATCCATCGAGATCATGGATTCTTTTTCTGCACACGGAGATCGCCACGAATTGCTGAATTTTTTAGGAAATCAGGTAAATACCGCCAGTCAAACGTATTTGGTACATGGAGATCCGGATGCACAGGAGGCATTTAAAATATTATTGGAAAACAATGGATTTGATAATGTGCATATCCCTGATGCTGCCGAAGAGATAAATATTTAG